One genomic region from Equus asinus isolate D_3611 breed Donkey chromosome 8, EquAss-T2T_v2, whole genome shotgun sequence encodes:
- the LOC123287690 gene encoding putative olfactory receptor 2B8, with the protein MERANDSTFSGFILLGFSNRPQLETALFVAILIIYFLSFLGNGTIILLSVLDPRLHTPMYFFLSNLSFMDLCLTTCTVPQTVANFKGKDKTITYGGCVTQLFIALGLGGVECVLLSVMAYDRYAAVCRPLHYMVIMHPQLGLQLVVTAWLTGFGNSVVQTALTMTLPLCGKNRVDHFFCEVPVMLKLACTNTSINEAELFAVSVFFLVVPLSLILVSYGHIPRAVLKIKSAHGRWKAFGTCGSHLMVVIIFFGTLISMYLQPPSSYSQDVNKSIALFYTLVTPLLNPLIYTLRNKEVKGALRRLVRRTRD; encoded by the coding sequence ATGGAAAGAGCTAATGACAGCACCTTCTCTGGATTCATTCTCCTGGGCTTCTCCAACAGACCTCAGCTAGAAACGGCTCTCTTTGTGGCCATCCTGATCATCTACTTTTTGAGCTTTCTAGGTAATGGCACAATTATCCTTTTGTCAGTTTTGGATCCTCGCCTCCATACccctatgtatttcttcctctccaacctctcTTTCATGGATCTTTGTTTGACTACTTGCACTGTCCCTCAGACTGTGGCCAACTTTAAGGGGAAGGACAAGACCATCACCTATGGTGGCTGTGTGACCCAGCTCTTCATTGCCTTGGGACTCGGGGGAGTGGAGTGTGTCCTCCTGTctgtcatggcctatgaccgctatgcgGCTGTGTGCCGCCCACTCCACTACATGGTGATCATGCATCCCCAGCTTGGCTTGCAGCTTGTTGTGACTGCTTGGCTTACAGGGTTTGGCAATTCTGTAGTACAGACGGCATTGACCATGACTCTTCCCCTCTGTGGTAAAAACCGAGTagaccacttcttctgtgaagttCCAGTGATGCTAAAACTGGCCTGCACCAACACCTCCATCAATGAGGCTGAACTCTTTGCTGTCAGTGTCTTCTTCTTGGTGGTGCCCCTGTCATTAATCTTAGTATCCTATGGTCACATTCCCCGTGCAGTCCTGAAGATAAAATCAGCCCATGGAAGGTGGAAGGCTTTTGGAACCTGTGGCTCTCACCTAATGGTAGTGATCATTTTCTTTGGCACACTCATCTCCATGTacctccagcctccctccagtTATTCGCAGGATGTGAACAAAAGCATTGCCCTCTTCTATACTCTGGTGACTCCCTTGCTGAATCCCTTGATTTACACTTTGAGGAACAAGGAAGTCAAAGGGGCGCTAAGGAGACTAGTGAGGAGAACCAGAGACTAG